A part of Oceanispirochaeta sp. genomic DNA contains:
- a CDS encoding transcriptional regulator — translation MDKHMMNSQASSDFNKAKSKAIFNTVMNILRPERRQLLSFYDVKSLIKTSSESYKGMQAVKIEDIAGSEGRYSDFNKAFLPKKEHLRKRWESIDKAYMGDVNLPSIMLYKIGSIYFVRDGNHRVSVAKAQGMFSIDAEVTELTTEVKLNSTMDMMDLKQSVIDYERNLILKQTDLDGIIEEGNIFFTAPGRYEEMLQHIVGHKYYINMDQEEEILLSVAARSWYENLYLPIVKVIRDASLLSHFPGRTEADLYIWIVKQWHYLKEKYGPEYPLEAAAAKYTQEFGYSFFKNPLKWLKQKLDPEE, via the coding sequence ATGGATAAACATATGATGAATTCCCAGGCTTCCTCGGACTTCAACAAGGCTAAGAGCAAAGCCATTTTCAATACAGTCATGAATATTCTCCGGCCTGAAAGAAGACAGCTTTTGTCTTTTTATGATGTTAAATCTCTGATCAAAACAAGTTCGGAAAGCTATAAAGGGATGCAGGCTGTCAAGATTGAGGATATTGCCGGCAGTGAAGGCCGATACAGTGACTTTAACAAAGCCTTTCTTCCTAAAAAAGAACATCTGAGGAAACGCTGGGAGAGCATCGACAAAGCCTATATGGGGGATGTAAACCTGCCGTCCATCATGCTCTATAAGATTGGGAGCATCTATTTTGTCCGTGACGGGAATCACAGGGTCTCTGTTGCCAAGGCACAGGGCATGTTTTCCATCGATGCAGAAGTGACTGAGCTGACAACCGAGGTAAAATTGAATTCGACCATGGATATGATGGATCTGAAACAATCGGTCATAGACTATGAACGGAACCTGATACTGAAACAGACCGATCTGGACGGAATTATCGAAGAAGGGAATATCTTTTTCACTGCCCCGGGCCGGTATGAAGAGATGCTGCAGCATATAGTGGGACATAAATATTATATCAACATGGATCAGGAGGAGGAGATCCTTCTGTCTGTTGCCGCCCGGTCCTGGTATGAAAACCTCTACCTACCCATTGTGAAGGTGATCAGGGATGCCAGTCTCCTCTCACACTTTCCGGGACGGACAGAAGCGGATCTGTACATCTGGATAGTGAAACAGTGGCACTATCTGAAGGAAAAATACGGTCCCGAATATCCCCTGGAGGCAGCGGCGGCTAAATATACACAGGAATTCGGTTACAGCTTCTTTAAGAATCCTCTGAAGTGGCTGAAACAGAAGCTTGATCCTGAAGAGTAG
- a CDS encoding N-6 DNA methylase, whose translation MTLREKADNLNISPHTLRNWQKRKEASDTASRNLVSRANKLNSFRLTLAVELLHKKENKGALQDIRDILLSQPLQMEGRILLFALYYLNSKKLLSFPTKPSSRDCLAMRINQAVCAPVMQKELTMRLNQLSENEQRSPLSLPESFSRCFHKNLLKETDLPGLIYQSIQNEGARSRRGAWFTPVNIIDSMINPYKNRKKGLFDPCCGSGLFLCRFAEMKGSADCVRGMDMDPLSVFLTRLNLFTRFPLWTAFQNIQEGDSLKVSSWFLGAHDLVATNPPWGAHMGEADKKEMLFRYPEIQSGESASLFLRRCSDELPPGGTASFLLPESLFYVEIHKDIRTWLLEKAPPVKITDRGKLFKGVYSAVVSCDFSKDSSHRKVRVISAGVETKGREGEKQLLSRYKKNTLKIINFQSSREAQALIHKIKNGRTRSLPEDCLWLLGVVTGDNARFISETPQGGAIPLLTGKELAPFGHKPVCRYLKTDDGPYQQNRPLEEYGRPKLAYRFIGYKPVFSLDREGLITLNSANGLIPPREEDLEELAFWYNSSLFRFLWFNQYRSVKMLRHHLEQLPLPQWKKIEIEGVRKLVKEAENRQDVQSLMDEMIFRHFKLTNEEIKIVFSQI comes from the coding sequence ATGACACTCCGGGAAAAAGCAGACAATCTGAACATCAGTCCCCATACACTGAGAAACTGGCAGAAAAGAAAGGAAGCCAGCGATACGGCTTCCAGAAATCTTGTCAGTCGGGCCAACAAACTCAACTCTTTCCGATTGACCCTGGCTGTGGAACTCCTTCATAAGAAGGAGAACAAAGGAGCCCTTCAGGATATACGGGATATCCTCCTCTCACAGCCCCTCCAGATGGAGGGGCGGATACTTCTCTTTGCCCTTTACTATCTGAATTCCAAAAAGCTCCTCAGTTTCCCAACAAAACCATCATCCCGGGACTGCCTGGCAATGAGAATCAACCAGGCGGTCTGCGCCCCGGTGATGCAAAAAGAACTAACCATGCGGCTGAACCAGCTGTCAGAGAACGAGCAGAGGAGTCCCTTATCCCTGCCGGAATCATTCTCCCGCTGCTTCCATAAGAACCTGCTCAAAGAGACTGACCTCCCCGGACTGATATACCAAAGCATTCAGAATGAGGGTGCAAGATCCCGCCGGGGAGCCTGGTTTACCCCTGTGAACATCATCGATTCCATGATCAACCCCTATAAGAACCGGAAAAAAGGACTCTTTGATCCCTGCTGCGGGTCGGGACTCTTCCTCTGCCGTTTTGCAGAGATGAAGGGCAGCGCAGACTGTGTACGAGGCATGGACATGGACCCCCTCTCTGTCTTTCTGACCCGATTGAACCTGTTCACACGATTCCCTCTCTGGACCGCTTTTCAGAACATCCAGGAGGGTGACAGCCTGAAGGTTTCCAGCTGGTTCCTGGGAGCCCATGATCTTGTCGCCACGAATCCCCCCTGGGGGGCTCATATGGGAGAGGCCGATAAAAAAGAAATGCTTTTCCGCTATCCCGAAATACAATCAGGAGAATCGGCGTCCCTGTTCCTCAGACGCTGCAGCGATGAGCTTCCTCCCGGCGGAACAGCCTCCTTCCTGCTGCCGGAATCCCTGTTTTATGTAGAGATTCACAAAGACATCAGAACCTGGCTTTTAGAGAAGGCTCCTCCAGTGAAGATCACCGACAGAGGAAAGTTGTTCAAGGGTGTGTATTCGGCGGTGGTCTCCTGCGATTTCAGCAAAGATAGCTCTCACAGGAAAGTGAGAGTCATTTCTGCCGGAGTAGAGACGAAAGGACGGGAGGGGGAAAAACAGCTCCTGAGCCGATACAAAAAAAACACATTAAAAATTATCAATTTTCAAAGCTCCCGGGAGGCCCAGGCCCTCATCCATAAAATCAAAAATGGACGAACCAGATCCCTCCCGGAGGACTGTCTCTGGCTTCTGGGTGTTGTCACGGGAGACAATGCACGTTTTATTTCTGAAACGCCTCAGGGGGGGGCCATCCCCCTCCTCACGGGAAAAGAACTGGCCCCCTTCGGGCATAAACCTGTCTGCCGTTACCTGAAAACTGACGATGGTCCCTATCAGCAGAACCGTCCCCTGGAAGAGTACGGCCGCCCCAAACTGGCCTACCGGTTCATCGGCTATAAACCGGTCTTCTCCCTGGACAGAGAGGGACTGATCACCCTGAACTCAGCCAATGGACTGATTCCTCCCCGGGAGGAGGACCTGGAGGAACTGGCCTTCTGGTATAACTCTTCCCTCTTTCGCTTCTTATGGTTCAACCAGTACCGCTCGGTGAAGATGCTCCGGCATCATCTGGAACAGCTCCCCCTCCCCCAATGGAAAAAAATAGAGATAGAAGGAGTCCGGAAGCTTGTCAAAGAGGCGGAAAACCGGCAAGATGTCCAGTCTCTAATGGATGAAATGATTTTCAGGCATTTTAAACTTACCAACGAGGAAATAAAGATTGTCTTCAGTCAAATCTGA
- the pth gene encoding aminoacyl-tRNA hydrolase, translating into MSSVKSEIKLLVFAGNPGTQYRETRHNAGWLCLESLERSASIGWSEKFVSRIGDIRLEGRQIRIQQPLSFMNKTGEPVRKALDFFNLKPAEILVIHDELELPFGTIQFRFGGGLGGHNGLRSLKQHLGTENFYRLRFGISRPSRGDVSSWVLSRFSSEEMPLMENLSDRTLKVLEEILKGHHNALINKKMNILEGMPL; encoded by the coding sequence TTGTCTTCAGTCAAATCTGAAATAAAACTCCTGGTCTTTGCAGGAAACCCGGGAACCCAGTACAGAGAAACCCGTCATAACGCCGGCTGGCTCTGTCTGGAGTCTCTTGAAAGGTCCGCCTCCATTGGATGGAGTGAGAAGTTTGTCAGCCGTATCGGTGATATCCGCCTTGAGGGGCGGCAAATCAGGATTCAGCAGCCTCTCAGCTTTATGAATAAAACGGGGGAACCCGTCCGGAAAGCCCTGGATTTTTTTAACCTGAAACCCGCGGAAATCCTAGTTATCCATGATGAACTGGAACTGCCTTTCGGAACCATACAGTTCAGATTCGGAGGAGGCCTGGGGGGTCACAATGGACTGAGGTCTCTCAAACAGCATCTGGGAACAGAAAATTTCTACAGACTCCGCTTCGGCATATCACGCCCCTCCCGGGGAGACGTCTCCTCCTGGGTTCTCTCCCGTTTTTCTTCCGAAGAGATGCCATTAATGGAGAATCTCAGCGATCGGACCCTCAAGGTTCTTGAAGAAATCCTCAAGGGTCACCACAATGCTCTGATAAACAAAAAAATGAATATACTGGAGGGTATGCCCTTATGA
- a CDS encoding 5'-methylthioadenosine/adenosylhomocysteine nucleosidase, whose protein sequence is MSHIEVGIIAAMKEEATELISRIEERKEEKRGSLIYHTGLLDGKSVCLLQCGIGKVNAAVGTAIMISEWSPEYILNTGSAGGFHQNLTIGDIVLSDEVLHHDVDARVFGYKNGQVPGMPSSYKGDRDLLSCALALQCEDPSVHLISGIIASGDSFISQDDQIRRIQTIFPQVAASEMEAAAVAQTCHIFGTPFLIIRSISDVVGDKDNHMSFDEFMPIAARNSIDIVGKIIKTFRK, encoded by the coding sequence ATGAGTCATATCGAAGTCGGCATCATTGCCGCCATGAAAGAAGAAGCGACCGAATTGATCAGCCGCATAGAAGAAAGAAAAGAGGAAAAACGAGGCTCCCTCATCTATCATACAGGCCTCCTGGACGGAAAGTCGGTCTGCCTGCTTCAATGCGGCATAGGAAAGGTCAATGCTGCTGTTGGTACGGCGATCATGATAAGTGAATGGTCTCCCGAATACATCCTCAATACCGGTTCAGCCGGCGGATTTCATCAAAACCTGACCATTGGAGACATTGTTCTTTCTGATGAGGTTCTGCACCATGATGTGGATGCACGGGTCTTTGGCTACAAAAACGGCCAGGTGCCCGGGATGCCGTCCTCCTACAAAGGAGACAGGGATCTTCTCAGCTGCGCTCTGGCACTCCAATGCGAAGATCCTTCGGTCCATCTGATCAGCGGTATCATTGCCTCGGGGGATTCATTTATATCCCAGGATGACCAGATAAGACGAATTCAAACGATCTTTCCCCAGGTTGCCGCCAGCGAAATGGAAGCCGCGGCCGTGGCTCAGACCTGCCATATCTTTGGTACCCCCTTCCTCATCATCCGATCCATTTCCGATGTGGTGGGAGATAAGGATAATCACATGTCCTTCGATGAGTTTATGCCCATTGCGGCAAGGAATTCCATTGATATTGTGGGGAAAATCATCAAGACTTTTAGGAAGTGA
- a CDS encoding S-ribosylhomocysteine lyase — MEKIPSFNIDHIKLLRGIYVSRKDKVGGDTVTTFDIRIKEPNREPVMDNAPLHTLEHLGATYLRSDPDWKDRILYFGPMGCRTGCYLLLKGDLESKDIVELIRKMFRFIADYKNEIPGTVARDCGNYLDHNMDMAAWESRKFLTEVLDVIEESNLIYP; from the coding sequence ATGGAAAAAATACCAAGTTTTAATATAGATCATATTAAGCTTCTCAGAGGAATCTATGTATCCAGAAAGGACAAGGTGGGAGGTGATACGGTCACCACATTTGACATCAGGATAAAAGAACCCAATAGGGAACCCGTCATGGATAATGCCCCCCTCCATACCCTGGAGCATCTGGGGGCCACCTACCTTCGAAGCGATCCTGACTGGAAAGACCGGATCCTCTATTTCGGGCCCATGGGCTGCCGTACCGGCTGCTATCTCCTTCTCAAGGGAGACTTGGAATCAAAAGATATTGTAGAACTCATCAGAAAGATGTTTCGCTTTATTGCCGACTATAAAAATGAGATACCCGGGACTGTAGCCAGAGACTGTGGAAACTACCTTGATCATAACATGGACATGGCTGCCTGGGAGTCCCGTAAATTCCTTACGGAAGTCCTGGATGTCATTGAAGAAAGCAATCTGATTTACCCATAA
- the pgl gene encoding 6-phosphogluconolactonase, which yields MAGALIFNDYKDFCRQAAEHIQAILNLALIHGPRCSMVLSGGLTPEGIYTHLAENSDDFDWKKVDFFIGDDRCVPEDHIDSNFRMIKQSFLDKIEHRDSQVFTINQSLPPEEGARDYHLRIKEYLENNSVFDLVMLGMGTDGHTASLFPGYPEQYERASLVLATQKEAPLKPFHRRITMTVPTLNRSDHIVFLIRGGDDKMEIMNKVLYPKAGEHNNYPVGLIKPQKGRTYWYFSQ from the coding sequence ATGGCTGGAGCCCTGATATTTAACGATTACAAAGACTTTTGCCGGCAGGCAGCCGAACACATACAGGCTATTTTAAATCTGGCCCTTATCCATGGACCCCGCTGTTCCATGGTGCTCTCGGGAGGCTTGACTCCCGAAGGGATTTACACCCACCTGGCAGAAAACTCCGACGATTTTGACTGGAAGAAGGTCGATTTCTTTATCGGAGACGATCGCTGTGTGCCTGAAGATCACATTGACAGCAACTTCCGGATGATAAAACAGAGCTTTCTCGACAAGATTGAACACAGAGATTCTCAGGTTTTCACGATCAATCAAAGCCTCCCCCCCGAAGAGGGAGCCCGGGATTATCACCTCAGAATCAAGGAATACCTGGAAAATAACAGTGTCTTTGATCTGGTTATGCTGGGAATGGGTACCGACGGTCATACGGCTTCACTCTTCCCGGGATACCCGGAACAGTATGAGCGGGCCAGCCTGGTATTGGCCACACAAAAGGAAGCCCCTTTAAAACCCTTCCACCGCCGAATCACCATGACCGTTCCGACCCTCAACAGAAGCGATCATATCGTCTTCCTCATCCGGGGGGGGGATGATAAAATGGAAATCATGAACAAGGTGCTCTACCCCAAGGCGGGAGAACACAACAACTACCCGGTGGGACTGATCAAGCCGCAAAAAGGCAGAACCTACTGGTATTTTTCCCAATGA
- a CDS encoding cation diffusion facilitator family transporter: protein MIDNVRIQIIRRSSWIGIVGNGFLAVIKVVIGFLSGSIAVVADGIDSSVDIVTSLITLFTANIISEPPDIKHPWGHARAETIATKSLSFFIFFAGAQLFISTIRLLFEGGQRDLPGKWAVLAAGISIIGKIILALNKFNAGKKTNSSMLMADAKNMQNDIYISLSVLIGLGGTYYFSMPMIDRLTGLLISLWIMKSAFVLFMETNIELMDSVSDHSVYATVFKAATETPGVVNPHRARIRKLNNLYDIDLDIEVCSSITVLKAHKIAVQVEERIKIALPEIFDIMVHVEPEGNVESDEQFGLTPKDL, encoded by the coding sequence ATGATAGACAATGTCAGAATCCAGATCATCCGCAGGAGCTCCTGGATCGGGATAGTCGGCAATGGATTTCTGGCAGTCATAAAAGTAGTCATTGGTTTTCTATCGGGGTCCATCGCCGTTGTGGCGGACGGGATAGACTCCTCGGTAGATATTGTAACCTCACTGATAACACTGTTCACGGCCAATATCATCAGCGAACCGCCTGATATTAAACACCCCTGGGGTCATGCCCGGGCCGAAACAATTGCCACCAAGTCCCTCTCATTTTTTATATTTTTTGCAGGAGCCCAGCTCTTCATCTCGACCATTCGTCTTCTTTTTGAAGGGGGGCAGAGAGATCTGCCGGGCAAATGGGCAGTTCTGGCCGCAGGCATCTCCATTATTGGTAAAATAATTCTGGCTCTGAATAAATTCAACGCCGGAAAGAAGACAAATAGTTCCATGCTCATGGCCGATGCCAAAAATATGCAGAATGATATTTATATCTCCCTGTCCGTGCTGATCGGCCTGGGAGGAACCTACTATTTCAGCATGCCCATGATAGACCGGCTCACTGGTCTGCTGATCAGCCTCTGGATCATGAAGAGTGCCTTTGTTTTGTTCATGGAAACCAATATAGAATTGATGGACAGCGTCTCAGATCATTCGGTATATGCCACCGTCTTCAAGGCTGCCACAGAAACCCCTGGGGTAGTCAATCCGCACCGCGCCAGAATCCGGAAGCTGAACAACCTGTATGATATTGATCTGGATATCGAAGTCTGCAGCTCCATCACAGTACTGAAAGCCCATAAAATTGCGGTACAGGTCGAGGAACGCATCAAAATAGCACTCCCAGAAATCTTTGATATCATGGTTCATGTTGAGCCCGAAGGAAATGTAGAATCGGATGAGCAGTTTGGCCTGACTCCCAAGGATCTCTGA
- the pgeF gene encoding peptidoglycan editing factor PgeF — protein MIRSDKSGFILNSWPSLDRLGLKAGTVSGKNMAFHAPRGVNPEEIRENRRQLSRELDLDPEQWICADQVHSCSSVLVEMKDRGYGALTASSAIPLTDALILGEAKLQGMIFTADCLPLILYDREKQIAALVHAGWKGTAGGIAPLVLERMCSELGCRKEEILAVAGPAIQDCCYQIDRPVYEGLTRPYPETRGAFSPDGPDHWRLSLEKAVFYQLQACGLKEDQLEGSSLCSCCEKDLFSWRREGRESRRMATFICT, from the coding sequence GTGATACGCAGTGATAAATCAGGATTTATCCTGAACAGCTGGCCCTCTCTGGACCGTCTGGGCCTGAAGGCAGGCACCGTGTCGGGTAAGAATATGGCCTTCCATGCCCCCCGGGGAGTCAATCCTGAAGAGATACGGGAGAACCGCCGGCAACTGTCCCGGGAGCTTGATTTAGACCCGGAACAATGGATCTGTGCCGATCAGGTACACAGCTGCTCCTCTGTTCTGGTGGAGATGAAGGACCGGGGCTACGGTGCCCTCACGGCTTCATCGGCCATACCCCTGACAGATGCTCTGATCCTGGGAGAAGCTAAACTCCAGGGAATGATCTTTACCGCAGACTGTCTTCCCCTGATCCTTTACGACAGGGAAAAACAGATTGCCGCCCTGGTTCATGCTGGTTGGAAAGGAACGGCAGGAGGAATTGCCCCCCTGGTTCTGGAGAGGATGTGCTCTGAACTTGGATGCCGGAAAGAAGAAATCCTGGCGGTGGCAGGGCCTGCCATTCAAGACTGCTGCTATCAGATAGACCGTCCCGTATATGAGGGATTAACAAGGCCCTACCCGGAAACCCGGGGGGCCTTCAGTCCCGACGGCCCTGATCACTGGCGGCTGAGTCTGGAAAAGGCCGTATTTTATCAGCTGCAAGCCTGCGGATTGAAGGAAGACCAGTTGGAGGGCAGTAGTCTGTGCAGCTGCTGCGAAAAGGATCTGTTCTCCTGGCGCCGTGAGGGTCGGGAGAGCCGACGAATGGCTACATTCATCTGTACATAA
- a CDS encoding DEAD/DEAH box helicase — protein MKFTEFEFNENIHKGIEAAGFKECMPVQEQTFQTVLENKDVFAQSQTGTGKTAAFLISIFQLLSEDKHFKGQKALIICPTRELVVQIETEAKILGEFLDFRVGSFYGGVGYNEQEDLLADGCDILIGTPGRLIDFSKSGKIRFSEMGILVIDEADRLFDMGFLPDLRKIISKMPAPDLRRTMLFSATLNAKVGNLAWEYMNDPGEIVIEPEQLAVEAITQELYHVSADEKMQLLLGIMKRDKPETALIFANTKHTTYEVAKRLEHNGYHAKCLMGDLPQKKRLKIVEEAKEGKTPFLVATDVAARGLHIDNLALVVNYDVPTDAESYVHRIGRTARAGKSGKAITLACEKFVYGLPSIEKLMGQKIPVSWAEENLMEEDKSAGMRFHFDKRAGSPGDFQGRRDGRSRPQSKGVSRKYSGGNKRPLDARAARVQSAVMAVSGTMDAVDEEIKKTNSHQGGDNRSPSRNRPRKAAYKGQKPTDSRSRNRGENRAPASQPMERVSSKNSIEDRLAYYKAKYGEDFQADGASMKSGKGGSKSVQAGSRRKKSSKPSSQRQGNQKPNPLKSSNTARPSAKPAQTAARTPEKKKGILSKLFGKK, from the coding sequence ATGAAATTTACCGAATTCGAATTTAATGAGAATATCCATAAGGGTATTGAAGCGGCAGGCTTTAAAGAGTGCATGCCCGTACAGGAACAGACGTTCCAGACTGTTTTAGAGAACAAAGATGTATTTGCCCAGTCCCAGACAGGAACAGGGAAAACGGCAGCGTTTCTAATTTCTATTTTTCAATTATTAAGTGAAGACAAGCATTTCAAGGGGCAGAAAGCCCTGATTATCTGCCCGACCAGAGAACTTGTTGTCCAGATTGAGACAGAAGCCAAAATCCTGGGAGAGTTCCTGGACTTCAGAGTGGGAAGCTTTTATGGCGGCGTCGGATACAACGAACAGGAAGATCTGCTTGCCGATGGATGTGACATTCTTATTGGAACTCCGGGCCGTCTGATCGATTTCAGCAAATCCGGGAAAATCAGATTTTCAGAGATGGGAATTCTGGTCATCGATGAGGCAGACCGTCTCTTTGATATGGGTTTTCTTCCTGATCTCAGAAAAATTATAAGCAAAATGCCTGCACCCGATTTAAGACGAACCATGCTTTTCAGTGCCACCTTAAATGCAAAAGTGGGCAACCTCGCCTGGGAATATATGAATGATCCCGGTGAAATTGTAATTGAACCGGAGCAGTTGGCTGTCGAGGCCATTACACAGGAGCTGTATCACGTCAGTGCCGATGAAAAGATGCAACTTCTTCTAGGCATCATGAAACGGGACAAGCCCGAAACGGCTCTCATTTTTGCCAATACAAAACATACCACTTATGAGGTTGCCAAGCGCCTGGAGCATAACGGATACCATGCCAAGTGTCTCATGGGTGACCTTCCCCAGAAAAAAAGACTGAAGATTGTAGAAGAAGCCAAAGAAGGTAAAACTCCCTTCCTTGTGGCTACTGATGTGGCTGCCCGCGGGCTTCATATCGATAATCTGGCCCTGGTTGTCAATTATGACGTTCCCACAGATGCAGAAAGCTATGTGCATAGAATAGGAAGAACTGCCCGTGCCGGTAAGTCGGGTAAAGCAATTACCCTTGCCTGTGAAAAGTTCGTATACGGACTGCCTTCCATAGAAAAGCTTATGGGTCAGAAAATTCCGGTTTCCTGGGCAGAAGAAAACCTGATGGAAGAAGATAAGAGTGCAGGAATGCGCTTTCACTTTGATAAGAGAGCCGGTTCTCCCGGTGATTTTCAGGGCCGCCGAGACGGAAGAAGCCGTCCCCAGAGTAAAGGTGTCAGCCGTAAATACAGCGGTGGAAACAAAAGACCTCTGGATGCCAGAGCCGCCCGGGTTCAGTCTGCCGTCATGGCCGTCTCAGGAACCATGGATGCCGTGGATGAAGAAATCAAGAAGACCAATAGTCATCAGGGTGGAGATAATCGGAGTCCCAGCCGGAACAGACCGCGGAAAGCAGCCTACAAGGGTCAGAAACCCACGGACAGCCGATCCCGCAATCGGGGCGAAAACAGAGCTCCTGCCAGCCAACCCATGGAAAGAGTCAGCAGTAAAAACAGCATTGAAGACCGATTAGCTTACTACAAAGCCAAATACGGTGAGGATTTTCAGGCCGATGGTGCATCCATGAAATCTGGAAAGGGCGGATCAAAATCCGTTCAGGCCGGCAGCAGACGGAAGAAAAGCTCTAAGCCTTCATCCCAGCGACAGGGGAATCAGAAACCTAATCCACTCAAGTCCAGCAATACTGCCAGACCCTCAGCCAAGCCTGCCCAGACAGCGGCCAGAACTCCAGAGAAAAAGAAAGGAATCCTGTCCAAACTGTTTGGTAAAAAATAA